The Bradyrhizobium sp. B097 genome contains the following window.
ATAGACTCGCACCGTCCGGGACGTAACGCTGGCGAGCGCCGGCAAACGGTGGTTAGATTTGCGGGCTGGGATGGGATCACGGGCTCGCACTTTGGGGAGGCCGCCATGGACTTCAAGAACCTGGAGATCAAGAACGCATCGCCGTCGCTGTACAACGAAGACCTCGCGCCGGCCAAGGAACGTAACTGGGGCGCCTTCAGCATCTTCAACGTCTGGACCTCGGACGTGCATAGCCTTTGGGGCTATTACCTCGCCGCCAGCCTGTTCCTGCTCTGCGGCAGCTTCGTCAACTTCATCCTCGCGATCGGCGCCGGCTCGCTGGTGATCTTCGTGCTGATGAGCCTGATCGGCAATGCCGGCGTGAAGACCGGCGTGCCCTATCCGGTGCTGGCGCGGGCCTCGTTCGGGATCTGGGGCGCCAACATTCCGGCGCTGGTGCGCGCCATTGTCGCCTGCTTCTGGTACGGCGCGCAGACCGCGGCGGCCTCGGGCGCGATCGTCGCGCTGCTGACGCGCATCGACGGCTTCAAGGCGTTCCATCAGTCCAGCCATGTGCTCGGCCATTCCGGGCTCGAGGTGATCTGCTTCGTCGTGATCTGGGCGCTGCAGCTCCTGATCATCCAGCGCGGCATGGAGACGGTGCGCCGCTTCCAGGACTGGGCGGGGCCTGCGGTGTGGCTGATGATGCTGATCCTCGCGATCTATCTCTGCATCGCGGCCGGCGGCATCTCGCTCACCGCGCCGATCCCGCAGGATGTGCTGCTGGAGAAGACCAGGGATGCCGGTGTGCCCGGCGAGCCCGGCACCTTCCCGGCGCTGTGCGCCGTCGCCGCGACCTGGATCACCTATTTCGCCGCGCTCTATCTCAATTTCTGCGACTTCTCGCGCTACGCGCCGGACGCCAAGACGCTGCGCAAGGGCAATATCTGGGGCCTGCCGGTCAACCTGATCCTGTTCTCGCTGGTTGCCGGCGTCACCACGATCGCAGCGTTCAACGT
Protein-coding sequences here:
- a CDS encoding NCS1 family nucleobase:cation symporter-1; translation: MDFKNLEIKNASPSLYNEDLAPAKERNWGAFSIFNVWTSDVHSLWGYYLAASLFLLCGSFVNFILAIGAGSLVIFVLMSLIGNAGVKTGVPYPVLARASFGIWGANIPALVRAIVACFWYGAQTAAASGAIVALLTRIDGFKAFHQSSHVLGHSGLEVICFVVIWALQLLIIQRGMETVRRFQDWAGPAVWLMMLILAIYLCIAAGGISLTAPIPQDVLLEKTRDAGVPGEPGTFPALCAVAATWITYFAALYLNFCDFSRYAPDAKTLRKGNIWGLPVNLILFSLVAGVTTIAAFNVYHEVLLHPDQISAKFDSWFLALLAAVTFAVATLGINVVANFVSPAFDFSNVFPRHIDFKKGGYIAALIALALYPFAPWEGSAASFVGLIGATMGPIFGIMMVDYYLIAKGRVNVPALYQEDGEYRFQNGWNVSALIAAAIGALFSSVLPNFTSLLPAWWAVYGWFFGVGIAGAVYYALRVAMPSPIARTA